A portion of the Haemorhous mexicanus isolate bHaeMex1 chromosome 3, bHaeMex1.pri, whole genome shotgun sequence genome contains these proteins:
- the LOC132324366 gene encoding TOG array regulator of axonemal microtubules protein 2-like, giving the protein MPLFPRELTDLFGLETPVPDPGHGNGGLGSGPALGALAQEPQQHGSASERAFSLPPVDGTAPSVQKKHPGSAMKKKVLRKQDNVPLLPSTPTLQGDGSFPRSSSVTSQTATGAKRREEPLRGHGQKDRAFSDPQQSLQEALSMLGSDDWELKEKGLFNIPRLAESHPEVLLSRLHEICLAVTSEVTNLRSKVSCSAVVTLGELFAILKKDMDSEADEVAVVLFHMVQNSPEFIQKAACQSLGMMVENMTPARAMTVLMDKGVKSRYTQARKCAAELLLSLVEKMGVTKLAGTPRAERLAQVAGTLAQDCHKDTRHYGQEMVKMLLNNQKFKKILEQSLSPHDLEDILTRIKKKGMENQKGEHPSVKEPVKERNDGSKKPPATLPSSKWVKSAPGGRLLHHPNAQVTSPAAVEGRESLQKLYHLLEAKGFQARMEGVALLLDLCKTSPQLISSNIVQIFDYFVLRINDTHKKVKQKALEVLAEIIGLLEDALNPVMVRLVEGITKNLNSKDPGVRAAAVNALDKSVAHLDEVSMMKELSHQWSQLSGQALLEVTERITDLVEWVYARSPEVVQRYALPVLWSCLENKALPVRSANVCAVVTKLACALCEVMGTQLIKCAESKPPHVQENLSSLLGW; this is encoded by the exons ATGCCTCTGTTCCCAAGGGAACTCACAGACCTGTTCGGTTTGGAGACGCCTGTGCCGGACCCCGGCCATGGGAATGGAGGTCTGGGCTCGGGGCCGGCTCTGGGGGCCTtggcccaggagccccagcagcatgGATCAGCCTCAGAAAGAG cctttaGCCTACCACCTGTCGATGGCACAGCTCCTAGTGTGCAGAAGAAACACCCTGGTAGTGCCATGAAGAAAAAGGTCCTCAGGAAGCAGGACAACGTGCCCTTACTGCCCAGTACACCCACCCTCCAGGGGGATGGCAGCTTCCCACGCAGCTCCTCAG TGACCTCGCAGACGGCCACTGGGGCCAAGCGACGAGAGGAGCCGCTCCGTGGGCACGGGCAGAAGGACAGAGCCTTTTCAGACCCACAGCAGTCCTTGCAGGAGGCACTCTCCATGCTGGGCAGCGACGACTG GGAACTGAAGGAGAAGGGACTCTTCAACATCCCACGCCTGGCTGAGTCCCATCCAGAAGTCCTGCTTTCCAGACTTCATGAGATTTGCTTGGCAGTTACCAGCGAG GTGACCAACCTCCGGTCCAAGGTGTCCTGTTCTGCAGTTGTCACTCTGGGAGAGCTCTTTGCCATCTTGAAGAAGGACATGGACTCTGAGGCGGATGAGGTTGCTGTGGTCCTTTTCCACATGGTGCAGAACTCCCCAGAGTTTATTCAGAAGGCAGCCTGTCAGAGCCTGGGGATGATGGTAGAGAACATGACTCCTGCACGAGCAATGACTGTTCTCATGGACAAGGGAGTCAA gagcCGCTACACCCAGGCGCGGAAGTGTGCGGCCGAACTCCTCCTGTCCTTGGTGGAGAAAATGGGAGTCACCAAGCTCGcgggcacccccagggctgagagGCTGGCACAGGTGGCAGGGACACTGGCTCAGGACTGTCACAAGGACACCAG gCATTATGGACAGGAGATGGTGAAGATGTTACTGAAtaatcaaaaatttaaaaagattttggaACAATCTCTTTCCCCACATGACCTGGAAGATATCCTGACAAGAATTAAGAAGAAA GGGATGGAAAACCAGAAGGGTGAACACCCATCTGTCAAGGAGCCGGTGAAGGAGAGGAACGATGGCTCAAAGAAGCCCCCGGCCACATTGCCTTCTAGCAAATG ggtgAAGTCTGCCCCTGGTGGACGCCTCCTCCACCATCCTAATGCCCAGGTCACAtcacctgcagctgtggaaggaAGGGAATCACTCCAGAAGctttaccatctcctggaagcCAAGGGGTTTCAGGCACGGATGGAAGGAGTGGCACTCCTCCTAGATCTGTGCAAAACCAGCCCCCAGCTGATCTCCAGTAACATTGTCCAA atttttgattattttgtcCTGAGAATAAATGACACCCACAAGAAAGTGAAGCAGAAGGcgctggaggtgctggcagaAATCATTGGACTCCTGGAAGATGCCCTGAACCCGGTGATGGTCCGTTTGGTGGAAGGGATAACAAAGAACCTGAACTCAAAGGATCCCGGGGTTCgtgctgcagctgtgaatgCACTGGACAAATCTGTTGCTCATTTGG ATGAAGTATCAATGATGAAAGAGCTCAGCCACCAATGGAGCCAACTGAGTGGCCAAGCTCTGCTGGAGGTCACAGAGCGTATCACAG ATCTTGTGGAGTGGGTTTATGCCAGGAGCCCTGAAGTGGTCCAGCGCTACGCCCTGCCCGTGCTCTGGTCctgcctggagaacaaggcGCTGCCTGTCCGAAGCGCCAACGTCTGCGCTGTGGTCACCAAGCTTGCCTGTGCCCTCTGCGAGGTGATGGGCACCCAGCTGATCAAGTGTGCTGAGAGCAAGCCTCCACACGTGCAGGAAAACCTCTCCAGCCTTTTGGGCTGGTGA